From a region of the Lentilactobacillus curieae genome:
- a CDS encoding sugar porter family MFS transporter, with product MEKEKKIPSGFIYFFGSFGGILFGYDIGVMTGALPFLQIDWSLQNSAGVVGWITSAVMFGAIFGGAIAGQLSDRLGRRKMILISALIFVIGSVLSGVSPHNGTLYLIIVRIFLGTAVGAASALVPAYMSEMAPAKLRGQLSGLNQTMIVSGMLLSYIVDFLLKDLPEHWAWRLMLGLAAVPALILYFGVLKLPESPRFLVRTGHEDEARKVLTYIRKDDSAIDKELADIKETAQDEKKAAVSTSWATLFSGKYRYLVIAGIGVAAFQQFQGANAIFYYIPLIVEKATGNAASSALMWPIIQGVILVLGSLLYIAIADRFNRRTLIMMGGTVMGLSFLLPAVINWMMPHTNPMMIVVFLCIYVAFYSFTWAPLTWVIVGEIFPLAIRGRASGLASSFNWIGSWLVGLLFPIMTASMPQEAVFAIFGVICIIGVAFTKFCVPETRGRTLEEIEEQGTRK from the coding sequence ATGGAGAAAGAAAAAAAGATCCCAAGTGGTTTCATATACTTCTTTGGTTCATTCGGTGGAATCCTTTTTGGTTACGATATCGGTGTTATGACCGGTGCGCTACCATTCTTGCAAATTGATTGGAGTTTGCAAAACAGTGCAGGAGTTGTTGGTTGGATTACTTCAGCCGTTATGTTCGGTGCTATTTTCGGTGGTGCTATCGCCGGTCAATTGTCTGATAGACTTGGCCGTCGGAAGATGATTTTGATTTCAGCTTTGATTTTCGTTATTGGTTCTGTATTGTCAGGAGTTTCTCCTCACAACGGTACTCTTTACTTAATCATTGTGCGGATTTTCTTAGGTACAGCCGTTGGTGCTGCTTCAGCTTTGGTTCCTGCTTATATGTCAGAAATGGCACCCGCAAAATTGCGTGGTCAATTATCAGGTTTGAACCAAACTATGATCGTTTCAGGAATGTTGCTATCATATATCGTTGACTTCTTGCTTAAGGACCTTCCAGAACACTGGGCATGGAGATTAATGTTAGGTTTGGCTGCTGTTCCAGCTTTGATCTTGTACTTCGGAGTTTTGAAATTGCCAGAATCACCACGTTTCTTAGTTAGAACTGGTCACGAAGATGAAGCACGTAAAGTGTTAACTTACATCCGTAAAGATGACTCAGCAATCGACAAAGAACTTGCTGACATTAAGGAAACTGCTCAAGATGAAAAGAAAGCTGCCGTTTCAACATCATGGGCAACATTGTTTAGTGGTAAGTATCGTTACCTTGTTATCGCCGGTATTGGTGTTGCTGCATTCCAACAATTCCAAGGTGCTAACGCCATCTTCTACTACATTCCATTGATTGTTGAAAAAGCTACTGGTAATGCCGCTAGTTCAGCACTTATGTGGCCAATTATTCAAGGTGTTATCTTGGTTCTTGGTTCATTGCTCTACATCGCAATTGCCGATCGCTTTAACAGAAGAACCCTTATCATGATGGGTGGTACTGTCATGGGTCTTTCATTCTTACTTCCAGCTGTTATTAACTGGATGATGCCACACACTAACCCAATGATGATTGTTGTGTTCCTATGTATCTATGTTGCATTCTACTCATTCACATGGGCTCCACTTACATGGGTTATCGTTGGTGAAATCTTCCCATTGGCAATTAGAGGTCGTGCATCAGGTTTAGCTTCATCATTTAACTGGATTGGTTCATGGTTAGTTGGTTTGCTATTCCCAATCATGACTGCATCAATGCCACAAGAAGCAGTGTTCGCTATCTTTGGTGTAATTTGTATCATTGGTGTTGCCTTCACTAAGTTCTGTGTTCCTGAAACACGTGGACGTACTCTTGAAGAAATTGAAGAGCAAGGTACTAGAAAATAA
- a CDS encoding acetate/propionate family kinase: MKILIVNAGSSSLKFKLFEMPNEDVLASGEIERLNMPGSKVKIKYGDGEVYKEEQDKIDYEQSAGIMLNRLKDLNVIEHLGDIKAVAHRVVAGANVFDKVAEINDQTLKQIVDLGEIAPIHNPSEAKYIDIVASILPDVKQYAVFDSAFFHDVPEMNGQYGIPHELTEKFGIQRYGEHGINHTYITQEAMKMLGTDKADLVTLHLGSGSSIAAERDGKCYDTSMGYTPMNGLLMGTRAGDVDPALVPFLMKRMGASADEIIEMFNERSGMLGVSGISSDMRDLEESDDSRAKLALDMFLTRVIKYAASYITELDGVDAIVFSGGIGEHDEWVRSEVCKKLRWFGIKLDEEKNHAQQPGDMSAPDSKVKVFLIPADEEIAMVRDVFKYQN, translated from the coding sequence ATGAAAATATTGATTGTAAACGCAGGAAGCTCTTCATTAAAGTTCAAACTATTTGAAATGCCAAACGAAGATGTATTGGCATCAGGAGAAATTGAACGACTTAATATGCCAGGCTCTAAAGTGAAAATCAAGTATGGAGATGGTGAAGTTTATAAGGAAGAGCAAGATAAGATTGATTATGAACAATCTGCCGGAATTATGCTTAATCGTTTGAAAGACCTTAATGTTATCGAACATTTAGGTGATATTAAAGCGGTTGCTCACCGGGTAGTTGCCGGTGCCAATGTATTTGATAAGGTAGCTGAAATTAATGACCAAACACTCAAACAAATTGTTGATTTGGGAGAAATTGCTCCAATTCATAATCCGAGTGAGGCTAAATATATCGATATCGTTGCTTCGATCTTACCTGACGTTAAGCAATATGCAGTATTTGACAGTGCCTTTTTCCATGATGTTCCTGAGATGAATGGCCAATACGGGATTCCTCACGAACTCACAGAAAAGTTTGGAATCCAACGTTATGGAGAACACGGAATAAACCACACTTACATTACTCAAGAGGCAATGAAGATGTTGGGAACCGATAAAGCAGACCTTGTCACTTTACATCTTGGTTCTGGCTCATCAATTGCCGCTGAGCGTGATGGAAAGTGTTATGACACCTCAATGGGTTACACCCCGATGAACGGGCTCCTGATGGGAACTAGAGCAGGAGACGTGGATCCAGCTTTAGTGCCATTTTTGATGAAACGAATGGGCGCCTCCGCTGATGAAATTATTGAAATGTTTAACGAAAGATCAGGAATGCTTGGAGTATCTGGGATTTCATCTGACATGCGCGACCTTGAGGAATCTGATGATTCGCGGGCTAAATTAGCGCTTGATATGTTCCTAACTCGGGTAATTAAATACGCTGCTTCGTACATTACTGAACTAGATGGGGTTGATGCCATTGTGTTCTCAGGTGGGATTGGCGAACACGATGAATGGGTTCGTTCAGAAGTATGTAAAAAATTGCGCTGGTTTGGAATTAAACTTGATGAAGAGAAAAATCATGCCCAACAGCCGGGTGACATGAGTGCTCCAGATTCGAAAGTTAAGGTGTTTCTGATTCCTGCCGATGAAGAAATTGCCATGGTGCGCGATGTGTTTAAATATCAAAATTAG
- a CDS encoding GntR family transcriptional regulator — protein sequence METKYSKVKKGLKHDIVGRKYMIHDKLPTESELMDMFSVSRYTIRRAMGDLEHEGYIERVQGGGMYVADWVNKDSDLKLNRTVGVVTTHIADYIFPNIISGIDQVISDEGMSVLIGNTHDQHDKERQSLINMLDNDVAGFIVEPTQSTLDNPNLDIYQTIQEAGKPVVFINSHYAELPFPYVELNDENAEKQLIEHLLDVGHEKIMGIFQVDDRQGVNRMSGFVKAYQNRPNIASLGDIMMYRSSDDINSVLNQVKERISSENATRPTAIVCYNDELAIEVLGLLSKMGISVPDDISLAGFDDYELSKYISPGLTTMVHPKRELGIDAAKMLLSMINKGSKSKPKVLEAELVKRDSVKKIVKKRSKK from the coding sequence ATGGAAACTAAGTATTCAAAAGTGAAGAAAGGCCTAAAGCACGACATAGTTGGGCGCAAATATATGATTCATGATAAGTTGCCAACTGAGTCTGAACTAATGGACATGTTTAGTGTTAGTCGGTACACAATCAGGAGAGCCATGGGGGATCTTGAACACGAGGGCTACATTGAAAGAGTTCAGGGTGGCGGAATGTACGTTGCTGACTGGGTTAATAAAGACTCTGATTTAAAGCTAAATCGGACTGTCGGAGTTGTCACAACACACATTGCTGATTATATTTTCCCAAATATTATTAGTGGAATCGATCAAGTTATTTCTGACGAAGGTATGTCCGTACTAATTGGAAATACACATGATCAACACGATAAAGAGCGTCAAAGCTTGATCAATATGTTGGATAATGATGTTGCGGGGTTTATTGTTGAGCCCACTCAAAGTACATTGGATAATCCGAACTTGGATATTTACCAGACAATTCAGGAAGCTGGTAAGCCGGTTGTCTTTATCAACTCACATTACGCTGAACTACCATTTCCATATGTAGAGTTAAATGATGAAAACGCTGAAAAGCAACTCATTGAGCATCTATTAGATGTTGGACATGAAAAGATAATGGGAATTTTCCAGGTTGATGACCGCCAGGGAGTTAACCGGATGAGTGGTTTTGTCAAAGCCTATCAAAATCGACCAAACATCGCCTCGCTAGGGGATATTATGATGTATCGTTCTAGTGATGATATCAATAGTGTTTTGAACCAGGTTAAAGAAAGAATTTCTAGCGAAAATGCGACTCGACCAACTGCTATTGTCTGCTATAACGATGAGTTAGCAATTGAGGTTTTAGGGTTGCTCAGCAAAATGGGGATTTCTGTTCCGGATGACATTTCCTTAGCAGGGTTTGATGATTATGAGTTGTCTAAATACATTAGTCCTGGCTTAACGACAATGGTGCATCCTAAGCGAGAACTTGGGATTGACGCTGCTAAGATGCTGTTATCGATGATTAATAAGGGATCTAAGTCTAAGCCAAAGGTTTTAGAAGCTGAACTGGTTAAGCGTGATTCGGTTAAGAAGATAGTTAAGAAAAGATCTAAAAAATAG
- the araA gene encoding L-arabinose isomerase: MLKVPDYEFWFVTGSQHLYGEEQLKSVEKDAREIVDKLNASGKLPYKVVFKMVATTADSITSFMKEANYNDNVAGVMTWMHTFSPAKNWIRGTKLLQKPLLHLATQFLDHIPYETIDFDYMNLNQSAHGDREYGFINSRLQKHNKIVYGYWGDEEVQSEIADWEDVAVAYNESFKIKVARFGDNMRNVAVTEGDKVEAQIQFGWTVDYFGIGDLVQEVNAVSDSDIDAKYAELQKEYEFVQGDNDAKKYEDSVRYQIREYFGIKNFLDKGNYSAFTTNFEDLYGLEQLPGLAVQLLMAEGYGFGAEGDWKTAALGRLLKIMTHNELTAFMEDYTLELQKGKEAILGSHMLEVDPTIASDKPRVEVHPLDIGGKDDPARLVFTGREGEAYDVTVSDFGTEYNMIGYPVTANKAPKDTPHLPVAKQMWTPKVGLKHGATSWIKYGGGHHTVLVFGENREQQIADLAEMFDLPFKDINE; the protein is encoded by the coding sequence ATGTTAAAAGTTCCTGATTATGAATTTTGGTTTGTAACTGGTAGTCAACACCTTTATGGTGAAGAACAATTAAAGTCAGTTGAAAAAGATGCCCGCGAAATCGTGGACAAATTAAATGCAAGTGGCAAATTACCTTACAAGGTAGTATTCAAGATGGTTGCTACTACTGCTGATAGCATCACAAGCTTTATGAAAGAAGCAAACTACAACGACAACGTTGCAGGTGTTATGACTTGGATGCACACATTCTCACCAGCCAAAAACTGGATCCGTGGTACTAAGTTATTGCAAAAGCCTTTACTTCACTTAGCTACTCAATTCCTCGACCACATTCCATATGAAACTATCGACTTCGATTACATGAACCTTAACCAAAGTGCTCATGGTGACCGTGAATATGGTTTCATCAACTCACGTCTACAAAAACACAACAAGATCGTTTACGGTTACTGGGGTGACGAAGAAGTTCAATCAGAAATTGCTGATTGGGAAGACGTTGCTGTAGCTTACAACGAAAGCTTCAAGATCAAGGTTGCTCGTTTTGGAGACAACATGAGAAACGTTGCTGTTACTGAAGGTGACAAGGTTGAAGCCCAAATCCAATTTGGTTGGACTGTTGATTACTTTGGTATCGGTGACTTAGTACAAGAAGTTAACGCTGTATCAGATAGCGATATCGATGCTAAATACGCTGAATTACAAAAAGAATACGAATTTGTTCAAGGCGACAACGACGCCAAGAAGTACGAAGACTCAGTACGTTACCAAATCCGTGAATACTTCGGAATCAAGAACTTCCTTGACAAAGGTAACTACTCAGCATTCACTACTAACTTCGAAGACCTTTACGGTTTGGAACAATTACCAGGACTTGCAGTTCAATTATTGATGGCTGAAGGTTATGGATTCGGTGCCGAAGGTGACTGGAAGACAGCTGCTCTTGGACGCTTATTGAAGATCATGACTCACAACGAATTGACTGCATTCATGGAAGATTACACTCTTGAATTGCAAAAGGGTAAGGAAGCAATCCTTGGCTCACATATGCTTGAAGTTGACCCAACAATCGCTTCAGACAAACCTCGTGTTGAAGTTCACCCATTGGATATCGGTGGTAAAGATGATCCTGCACGTCTTGTATTTACTGGACGCGAAGGTGAAGCTTACGACGTAACTGTATCTGACTTTGGTACTGAATACAACATGATTGGTTACCCTGTTACTGCTAACAAGGCTCCTAAAGACACTCCACATCTTCCAGTTGCTAAGCAAATGTGGACTCCAAAGGTTGGCTTGAAGCATGGTGCAACTTCATGGATCAAGTACGGTGGTGGTCACCACACAGTTCTTGTATTCGGTGAAAACAGAGAACAACAAATCGCTGACTTAGCTGAAATGTTCGACTTACCATTCAAGGACATCAACGAATAA
- a CDS encoding MFS transporter yields the protein MSANTPNAQHIDANVASAQALLADDKLPLHRKITYGFTDMSGNLLYCIISSYMLYFFTNVFGLSVGMAGTLLLIGRIFDAIGAPVMGILVDHTHSKYGKSRPWFLWMSLPFAIFVWLLFTTPALSGTAKILYAGVMYILADLSYTAMSTPITSVLPNLTSDTDGRMQANSIRLVLGNVGNFFAVTFIIPFAGFLGHGNDQRGWSLAVGVYSIVAFILLIIAFLDMREKNIESEEVITIRQSLKATKHNWPWIIIVVANLLYWTAFIVRNSALPYYFQYNLSDKNLISFFNGFSIIQIIGMASVPLFVKFLHKWGTTVFFLAMTMIGQIGIGFAGHNVTLALVFWCLACIGSGSACTMFFGMVGDTVDFGEWKNGIRANGFLTAIGASFCIQMGSGFGSFIAAKLMEQFGFSAALKTQSATSLGGISFTFIWVPVIIYAISLILMVVYRKWENHEPIVKADLAKRHAEEAKA from the coding sequence ATGAGTGCAAACACACCTAACGCTCAACATATCGATGCAAATGTTGCTTCAGCACAAGCATTGCTTGCTGATGATAAATTACCATTACACCGTAAAATTACGTATGGTTTTACAGATATGTCTGGTAACTTGCTTTACTGTATTATCAGTTCTTACATGCTTTACTTCTTTACTAACGTTTTTGGTTTATCGGTTGGGATGGCCGGTACCTTGCTACTGATTGGTCGGATCTTTGATGCCATTGGTGCTCCAGTCATGGGTATCTTGGTTGACCATACTCACAGTAAATACGGAAAGAGTCGCCCTTGGTTCCTATGGATGTCACTACCATTTGCAATCTTCGTTTGGTTGCTATTTACCACTCCAGCTCTAAGCGGAACTGCTAAAATTCTCTACGCCGGAGTAATGTACATTCTTGCTGACTTATCATACACGGCTATGTCAACACCAATCACTTCAGTTTTACCTAACTTAACTTCTGATACTGATGGTAGAATGCAAGCCAACTCAATCCGGTTGGTATTAGGAAATGTTGGTAACTTCTTCGCTGTTACGTTCATTATTCCTTTTGCCGGCTTCCTTGGCCATGGTAACGATCAACGGGGTTGGTCATTGGCCGTTGGTGTCTACTCAATCGTCGCATTTATTCTTCTAATAATAGCTTTCTTGGATATGCGTGAAAAGAACATTGAAAGCGAAGAAGTTATCACTATTCGTCAAAGTTTAAAGGCTACAAAACATAACTGGCCTTGGATCATTATCGTGGTTGCTAACTTGCTTTACTGGACTGCATTCATTGTTCGTAACTCAGCATTGCCATACTACTTCCAATACAATTTGAGTGATAAGAACTTAATTTCGTTCTTTAACGGTTTCTCAATCATTCAGATTATCGGAATGGCTTCTGTTCCATTGTTTGTTAAGTTCCTTCATAAATGGGGAACAACAGTATTCTTCCTAGCCATGACAATGATTGGCCAAATCGGAATTGGATTTGCAGGTCACAACGTTACCCTTGCATTAGTATTCTGGTGCCTTGCATGTATCGGTTCAGGTTCAGCATGTACCATGTTCTTCGGAATGGTCGGAGACACAGTTGACTTCGGTGAATGGAAGAACGGTATCCGTGCTAATGGATTCTTAACTGCTATTGGTGCTTCATTCTGTATCCAAATGGGATCAGGATTTGGATCATTTATCGCTGCCAAGTTGATGGAACAATTCGGATTCTCAGCAGCTCTTAAGACACAAAGCGCAACTAGTCTTGGCGGAATTAGCTTTACATTCATTTGGGTTCCAGTAATCATTTACGCAATTAGCTTGATTTTGATGGTTGTTTACCGTAAATGGGAAAACCATGAACCAATTGTTAAGGCTGACCTTGCAAAGCGTCATGCTGAAGAAGCAAAGGCATAA
- a CDS encoding glycoside hydrolase family 127 protein yields MKVLTSPKLSHVEVTSDFWKRYRELIVKEVLPYQWAVMNDEADISIAEDPQNNGQDKNSHAVANLKIAAGKMEGHHYGFPFQDTDVYKWLEAAAYSFNYHPNEDLQKITDELIDLIAEAQDDDGYLSTYFQIDAPERKFKRLQQSHELYTMGHYIEAGVAYYQSTGNQKALDIATRMADCIDQNFGLEDGKIPGYDGHPEIELALARLYEVTKEKRYLDLAHYFLNQRGQDPEFFNKQIEEDGEERDLIANMREFPLSYYQNDKPIKDQESLTGHAVRVVYLCTGIAHVARLTGDEDLLAACKRFWNDIVKRRMYVTGNIGSTTTGESFTYDYDLPNDTDYGETCASVGMSFFAKQMLNIEAKGEYGDVLEKELFNGTLSGMSLDGKHFYYVNPLEADPVASKGNPGKSHVLTHRADWFGCACCPANLARLIASVDQYIYTEGEDAVLSHQFISNTAEFQNGVTVSQTNNFPWAGDIHYTIENPSGEDFKLGIRIPGWSNKTSYKVNGENKSLSVEDGFVYVIATDGTTTIDIELDMSTKFMRSNNRNVSDYGKVAVQRGPVVYAAEQADNEIPLWLYKVNTKEEPEYHFDEKLLDGVGVLKVVADKPALDSENDDLYVEDQEQELIPSTLTLIPYYAWANREDGQMRVWLNK; encoded by the coding sequence ATGAAAGTATTAACTTCACCCAAATTGAGTCACGTAGAAGTGACTTCAGACTTCTGGAAGAGATATCGTGAACTGATTGTTAAGGAAGTTTTGCCTTACCAATGGGCAGTTATGAATGATGAAGCTGACATTAGTATCGCTGAAGATCCCCAAAACAATGGTCAAGATAAGAATAGTCATGCAGTTGCCAACTTAAAAATAGCTGCGGGTAAGATGGAAGGCCATCACTATGGCTTTCCATTCCAAGACACCGACGTTTATAAGTGGTTAGAAGCTGCTGCATATTCATTTAATTACCATCCAAATGAAGATTTACAAAAGATTACTGACGAGTTGATTGACCTAATTGCCGAGGCTCAAGATGATGATGGTTACCTATCAACTTACTTCCAGATTGATGCTCCAGAAAGAAAGTTCAAACGCCTTCAACAATCACATGAACTATACACAATGGGTCATTATATTGAAGCTGGAGTTGCCTACTACCAATCAACTGGAAACCAAAAGGCCTTAGACATTGCTACTAGAATGGCTGACTGTATTGACCAAAACTTTGGTCTTGAAGACGGCAAGATTCCAGGGTACGATGGTCATCCAGAAATTGAACTTGCATTAGCACGCTTGTACGAAGTTACTAAGGAAAAACGCTACCTCGATTTGGCTCATTATTTCTTGAACCAACGTGGACAAGATCCTGAATTTTTCAATAAACAAATTGAAGAGGATGGAGAAGAACGTGATCTAATTGCTAACATGCGCGAATTCCCCCTTAGCTACTACCAAAATGATAAGCCAATCAAGGACCAAGAATCTTTAACTGGTCATGCTGTTCGGGTTGTGTACTTATGTACTGGAATTGCTCACGTTGCTCGTTTAACTGGCGATGAAGACTTACTCGCTGCCTGCAAACGTTTTTGGAACGATATTGTAAAACGCAGAATGTACGTGACTGGTAATATTGGTTCAACTACTACCGGTGAGTCATTTACTTATGACTATGATTTACCAAATGACACTGATTATGGTGAAACTTGTGCTTCTGTTGGAATGTCATTCTTTGCAAAGCAAATGCTTAATATCGAAGCAAAAGGTGAATATGGTGATGTTCTTGAAAAGGAATTATTTAACGGAACACTATCAGGGATGTCACTTGATGGTAAGCATTTCTACTATGTGAACCCACTTGAAGCTGATCCCGTAGCTTCAAAGGGTAATCCAGGTAAATCACACGTGTTGACTCATAGAGCCGATTGGTTTGGCTGCGCTTGCTGTCCAGCTAACTTAGCTCGGTTGATTGCTTCAGTTGACCAGTATATTTACACTGAAGGCGAGGATGCAGTGCTTTCTCACCAATTTATCTCAAACACTGCTGAATTCCAAAATGGTGTTACTGTTTCCCAAACTAATAACTTCCCTTGGGCCGGAGACATTCATTACACCATTGAAAATCCTAGTGGTGAAGACTTCAAACTAGGAATCCGTATCCCGGGTTGGTCAAACAAAACTAGTTATAAAGTTAATGGTGAAAACAAGTCGTTATCTGTTGAAGATGGTTTTGTATACGTAATTGCTACGGATGGAACCACAACTATTGATATCGAGCTTGATATGAGCACTAAGTTTATGCGCTCAAATAACCGTAACGTTTCTGATTACGGCAAGGTTGCTGTTCAAAGAGGCCCAGTGGTTTATGCTGCGGAACAAGCTGATAATGAAATTCCACTTTGGTTGTACAAAGTTAACACCAAAGAAGAACCTGAATACCACTTCGACGAAAAACTACTCGATGGCGTTGGCGTACTAAAAGTAGTAGCTGACAAACCTGCCCTGGATAGTGAAAATGATGATTTATATGTTGAAGATCAGGAACAAGAATTAATCCCAAGTACATTAACATTGATTCCTTACTACGCATGGGCTAACCGTGAAGACGGTCAAATGCGGGTTTGGTTAAACAAATAA
- a CDS encoding aldose epimerase family protein, whose amino-acid sequence MEVTKTNFGSYKGTPVEKYTITNSNNVSISALTLGGALYEFLVPTKDGGKKNLVINFESPEKYLDNPFYFCMAIGRTAGRTTKGTYTLNGKTVHLDTNEGETTLHGGPNGFSSFLWEGAIDGDKIVLSKHIASSHDSFPGDLDAKIEYSLSDDNELTIKYTAESTEDTLFNPTQHIYFNLGDTDNVKQHSLQINADKHLDLNKDDKTPTGKQLDVNSTVFDFNSAQELGSAIEKKESQTGSAFDDIFVINDHQADQPIAVLNDSASGRKVSIKSARNGLVVFTPDDLSSMSFKEYGTGKPYMGVALEAQNLPDAVNHEGFGDIVLPAGKEKSYEISYKAEF is encoded by the coding sequence ATGGAAGTTACTAAAACAAACTTCGGTTCTTACAAAGGAACCCCTGTTGAAAAATACACAATTACTAACTCAAACAATGTTTCTATTTCAGCACTAACTTTAGGTGGTGCACTTTATGAATTTTTAGTTCCCACTAAAGATGGCGGTAAGAAGAACTTAGTTATCAACTTCGAATCACCAGAAAAATACTTAGATAATCCATTCTACTTCTGTATGGCAATTGGTCGGACTGCTGGTAGAACAACTAAGGGAACTTACACCTTGAACGGCAAGACTGTTCACCTAGACACAAACGAAGGTGAAACAACCCTTCACGGTGGGCCAAACGGCTTCTCATCATTTCTTTGGGAAGGCGCCATCGATGGTGACAAAATTGTTTTATCAAAACACATTGCATCATCACATGATTCATTCCCAGGTGATCTCGATGCTAAAATTGAATATTCATTGAGTGACGATAACGAACTTACAATTAAGTACACCGCTGAAAGTACAGAAGACACATTGTTTAACCCAACTCAACACATCTACTTTAATTTAGGTGATACCGATAACGTTAAGCAACACTCTCTTCAAATCAATGCAGATAAACACCTAGACTTAAACAAAGACGACAAAACACCAACTGGCAAGCAGTTAGACGTTAACTCAACAGTGTTTGATTTTAATTCGGCACAAGAACTTGGTTCAGCAATTGAAAAGAAAGAATCACAAACTGGTAGTGCGTTTGATGATATTTTTGTTATCAATGATCATCAAGCTGACCAACCAATTGCAGTGCTTAACGATTCAGCATCTGGTCGTAAAGTATCAATTAAGTCAGCTCGTAATGGGCTAGTTGTCTTCACGCCGGATGACCTTAGCTCAATGAGCTTTAAGGAATACGGAACTGGTAAACCATACATGGGAGTTGCACTAGAAGCGCAAAACCTTCCAGATGCTGTGAACCACGAAGGATTTGGTGATATCGTGCTTCCTGCAGGTAAAGAGAAGAGTTACGAAATTTCGTACAAGGCCGAGTTTTAG
- a CDS encoding AraC family transcriptional regulator, with product MRFFTFTLEKSVLFYKGGEFIAESQWQHRQMYHKGDYELIVCIKGPVYLEIDSEEYTLNEDDVLIVPPFTKFGGFKDSPDGADFYWLHFFSQFKEDTYHKDEAAVAAELRNQKSTHHQISLPSQFKLSDSRQILVLIHQILSIRDELAYVEERDFLTSALLIRLFKQFLNQYQPDEETTRMNYLKEWIRAHMSSSLSVNQIANCVHLNPDYLTRLFKKHTGMTTLQYLNHLKIEVASLLLVRTEMPIKKIADYAYFSDDKTFMRRFKTETGLTPSEYRNSYNMIHLNNPHVDPQIPIPKWIADSIDYIPENGDIPE from the coding sequence ATGAGATTTTTTACCTTCACTCTTGAAAAAAGTGTTTTATTTTATAAAGGAGGCGAATTTATTGCGGAATCCCAATGGCAACATCGGCAGATGTACCATAAGGGTGACTATGAACTAATCGTGTGTATCAAGGGGCCTGTTTACCTTGAAATTGATTCGGAAGAATATACGCTTAATGAAGACGACGTATTAATCGTTCCGCCATTTACTAAATTTGGAGGTTTCAAAGATTCTCCAGACGGAGCTGATTTTTACTGGTTACACTTTTTCTCACAATTTAAAGAAGATACGTACCATAAAGACGAAGCTGCCGTTGCTGCAGAATTGCGAAATCAAAAATCAACCCACCACCAAATTTCACTGCCCAGCCAATTCAAATTAAGTGATAGTCGCCAAATCTTGGTATTAATCCACCAGATTCTCTCAATCAGAGATGAGCTGGCCTACGTAGAAGAAAGAGACTTTCTAACTTCCGCACTTTTGATCAGACTATTCAAGCAATTTCTAAACCAGTATCAACCTGACGAGGAAACAACCAGGATGAATTACCTAAAGGAGTGGATTCGTGCGCACATGTCTAGCAGTTTAAGTGTGAATCAAATTGCCAACTGCGTTCATTTAAATCCTGATTACTTAACTAGGTTATTCAAAAAACACACTGGGATGACAACGTTGCAATACCTAAATCACCTAAAAATCGAGGTCGCTTCCTTACTATTAGTTAGAACTGAAATGCCAATCAAGAAAATTGCCGATTATGCCTACTTCAGTGATGACAAGACTTTCATGCGCAGGTTCAAAACGGAAACTGGTCTAACACCTAGTGAATATCGAAATTCCTACAACATGATTCACTTAAACAATCCTCATGTAGATCCACAAATTCCAATTCCTAAGTGGATTGCAGATTCAATCGATTACATCCCCGAAAACGGGGACATTCCAGAATAA